From Salmo salar chromosome ssa04, Ssal_v3.1, whole genome shotgun sequence, one genomic window encodes:
- the LOC106603542 gene encoding 52 kDa repressor of the inhibitor of the protein kinase yields the protein MSNFCAAPNCTIRSNESASPFFRFPRDTERCKQWVDNCHCKDLEDKTPDQLHRHYRLCVNHFEPSMICKASPYRTKLKDNATPTIFDLTSHLNNPQCRQRKRIEELSKAEARPMKERKKDSVDQSKTNKNYAEGQDDPETNDTTQLTSKEKEHREYLKSLFEVIVVLGKQNIPLNRHTKEVQESKCLTPSNFKALLEYRMNAGGDEALRERFEMSAMNTECCTFTQQMQMMEVCESCVREELLQEVREVRFFSLVTDDVVEISGESHLPMFLRFLDQANCLREEFVGFLPFEGEDETLMERLLTEVTKKWGLNMDYCRGQAHFSSGVHSSKIKAIATKLTEIYPTAVYTPRSTCALNASLASGVALTGVQIVMSTFKKIESFFNEASSLQLELENAISIFYQGNEEKANDLKEACRTNWTVRHDAFEVAVDVLESLLLCMDSVHDNEDLRWSDQVTNDALEISEALADFEFVATLVVLKNTLSFTRAFGKNLQGPTMDVYFAANSLTAVLHSLNEVSDNIDVYHEFWFEEAVNLAAALEIPVKVPRLYLRKHHAESGTEIQPESYFKEHLTAPVVSHVINELNDLFSENHLNALRCLTLVPAVMGQLKFNTSEENNVEMYRNDLPNADTLPTELHCWRVKWKHRGKVALPSTVHETLQLAEVKFFPNVLAFLRVLCNLPVLSLDVDGDASRKRFQMYLENTPDKHRSKSLAFLNIHYNARHDLDVMVDSYIKMYPENESHEQVCQPVD from the exons ATGTCGAACTTTTGTGCTGCTCCGAATTGCACCATAAGAAGCAATGAGTCAGCATCGCCATTCTTCAGGTTTCCAAGGGACACTGAAAG ATGCAAGCAGTGGGTGGACAACTGCCATTGCAAGGATCTTGAAGATAAAACACCTGACCAGCTACACAGACACTACAGACTTTGTGTTAACCACTTTGAACCATCCATGATATGTAAAGCA AGTCCTTACAGGACAAAGCTGAAGGATAATGCCACACCAACCATCTTTGACTTAACAAGCCACCTCAATAATCCACAATGTAGGCAACGCAAGAGGATTGAAGAGCTG AGTAAAGCTGAAGCAAGACCAATGAAAGAGAGGAAAA AGGACTCGGTGGACCAGTCAAAGACGAACAAAAATTATGCGGAAGGTCAAGATGACCCTGAGACAAACGACACCACCCAGCTGACCTCTAAGGAGAAGGAGCACAGAGAATACCTCAAATCACTATTTGAAGTTATTGTAGTGTTGGGCAAACAAAACATACCTCTGAATAGACATACCAAGGAGGTGCAGGAGAGTAAGTGCCTTACTCCGAGCAACTTCAAGGCATTGTTGGAGTACCGAATGAATGCTGGTGGTGACGAAGCTCTTAGGGAAAGGTTTGAGATGAGTGCTATGAACACAGAGTGCTGCACCTTCACCCAGCAGATGCAGATGATGGAGGTCTGTGAGAGTTGCGTCCGTGAGGAGCTCTTACAGGAAGTCAGAGAGGTTCGCTTTTTCTCATTGGTCACTGACGATGTGGTTGAGATCTCTGGCGAGAGCCACCTCCCCATGTTCTTGCGTTTTTTGGACCAGGCCAACTGCTTGCGGGAGGAGTTTGTGGGGTTCCTTCCATTTGAGGGAGAAGATGAGACCCTGATGGAGAGGCTGCTGACTGAGGTGACAAAGAAGTGGGGTTTAAATATGGACTACTGTAGAGGGCAGGCCCACTTCAGCTCCGGTGTGCATTCTAGCAAAATTAAAGCCATTGCAACCAAACTCACAGAGATTTACCCCACAGCAGTGTACACACCAAGATCCACCTGTGCCTTAAATGCCTCACTGGCAAGTGGAGTGGCTTTGACAGGTGTTCAGATTGTCATGTCTACTTTCAAGAAGATTGAGTCTTTTTTCAATGAGGCTTCTTCATTGCAATTGGAGTTGGAGAATGCCATCTCCATTTTCTACCAGGGTAATGAAGAGAAGGCCAATGATCTGAAAGAGGCCTGCCGTACCAACTGGACAGTGAGACATGATGCATTCGAGGTGGCAGTCGATGTCCTGGAATCTCTTCTGCTCTGCATGGATAGTGTTCATGACAATGAAGATCTGAGGTGGAGTGACCAAGTCACAAATGATGCCTTGGAGATATCAGAGGCTCTGGCCGATTTTGAGTTTGTTGCAACGTTGGTTGTGCTGAAAAACACCCTGTCATTCACAAGAGCCTTTGGCAAGAACTTGCAAGGGCCAACGATGGATGTCTACTTTGCTGCCAACAGCTTAACCGCTGTGTTGCACTCGCTGAACGAGGTCTCggataacattgatgtataccaTGAGTTCTGGTTTGAAGAGGCTGTTAACCTAGCCGCTGCACTGGAGATCCCGGTCAAGGTTCCCAGGCTCTACTTGAGAAAGCACCACGCAGAATCTGGAACAGAGATCCAGCCTGAGAGCTACTTTAAAGAACACCTGACCGCCCCGGTGGTGAGCCACGTCATCAATGAACTGAACGACCTCTTCTCTGAGAACCACCTCAACGCCCTGAGATGTCTGACACTCGTCCCTGCTGTCATGGGGCAGCTGAAGTTCAACACTTCTGAGGAGAACAACGTGGAGATGTACAGGAACGACCTTCCCAATGCAGACACTCTCCCCACTGAGCTGCACTGCTGGAGGGTGAAGTGGAAGCACCGGGGCAAGGTGGCCCTGCCATCCACCGTCCATGAGACGCTGCAGCTGGCTGAAGTGAAGTTCTTCCCCAACGTGCTTGCCTTCTTGAGGGTGCTCTGCAACCTGCCAGTCCTGAGCCTTGATGTCGATGGCGATGCTTCACGTAAACGCTTTCAGATGTACTTGGAGAACACACCTGACAAACACAGGTCCAAGAGTCTGGCGTTTCTGAACATACATTATAATGCCAGACATGACCTGGATGTCATGGTTGATAGTTACATTAAGATGTACCCTGAAAATGAAAGTCATGAGCAAGTATGCCAGCCTGTTGACTAA